CGCTGCACCGCGTCGACCGCCGCCCGATCGAGCAGCGGAATCGAGCGCAGCACGCGCACCGCCTGCACGTCGCCCCTCACGCCGATCGTCGCCTCGAGAATCACGACGCCCGTCACGCGGGCCTGGCGCGCCACGCCCGGGTATTCGGGGCTCGCATCGACGATCTTCACTGGTGCTTTGATGCCGGAGTGCAGCCGGACGGGCGTCTGCGGTGGCGGGGGCGGAGGCGCGACGACGGGCCCGAGCGCGGCGACGCCGCCTCGATCCTCGATCGTCGTCGCGGGCCCGGTCACGACCTGGTTCCGCACCGACTCGAGACCGGTCTC
This bacterium DNA region includes the following protein-coding sequences:
- a CDS encoding energy transducer TonB encodes the protein ETGLESVRNQVVTGPATTIEDRGGVAALGPVVAPPPPPPQTPVRLHSGIKAPVKIVDASPEYPGVARQARVTGVVILEATIGVRGDVQAVRVLRSIPLLDRAAVDAVQRWKFTPALLNGVPVPVIVTVTVNFTLR